The Hymenobacter sp. GOD-10R genome includes a window with the following:
- a CDS encoding glycoside hydrolase family 127 protein: protein MSKLVLTTLALGLTTAALAQNTDYPIQAVSFTKVKLTDNFWLPRLKTNTDVTIPASFQRCEATNRVKNFEMAAAKQGKFATTFPFDDTDIYKTIEGASYSMSLYPDEKLGEYVDALITKVAAAQEPDGYLYTARTIDPAHPHPWAGKERWERERELSHELYNSGHLYEAAMAHYQATGKKNLLNIALKNADLVCSVFGPGKRSVAPGHEIVEMGLVKLYRVTGKPEYLSTAKFFLEARGQYKGYDPKSKDVWKNGSYWQDDKSVYDQREAIGHAVRAEYLYSAMADVAALTGDKRMLASVDSIWNNMVTKKFYVTGGTGAVPGGERFGGNYELPNNTAYNETCASVADIYWNQRMFQLHGDAKYADIMEKVLYNGLLSGVGLDGKSFFYSNAMQIKNSFSFAQTEPARAGWFECSCCPTNLARLFPSLPGYVYAQKGNDVYVNLFVSGSTDLLVNKKKVQLTQQNNYPWDGGLKFTVNPAATSDFNLLVRIPGWARNEAMPSDLYAFAAPSQEKVSIKINGKPVTYTVQKGYAVLAKKWRKNDVVEVTLPMEVRQVVANAKVKDDLDKVALQRGPVIYCAEWKDNAGKTSNLIVPTTTSFAAAYKPDVLNGVMELTATVPTVKVDAAANTISTVQQTMTAIPYYAWANRGKGEMTVWFPQRVTDVDIISQPITEAVVNK, encoded by the coding sequence ATGAGCAAGCTCGTTCTTACAACCCTAGCCCTAGGCCTAACGACTGCCGCGCTGGCCCAGAACACGGATTATCCCATCCAGGCGGTGTCATTCACGAAAGTCAAGCTGACGGACAACTTCTGGCTGCCGCGCCTCAAGACCAACACCGACGTGACCATCCCGGCGTCGTTTCAGCGCTGCGAGGCCACTAATCGGGTGAAGAACTTCGAAATGGCAGCGGCCAAGCAGGGCAAGTTCGCCACCACCTTCCCCTTCGACGACACCGATATCTACAAGACCATTGAGGGCGCATCGTACTCTATGAGCTTGTACCCGGATGAGAAGCTAGGAGAATACGTAGATGCCCTAATTACCAAAGTAGCCGCTGCGCAAGAGCCTGATGGTTACCTCTATACAGCCCGCACCATCGATCCGGCGCACCCGCACCCGTGGGCCGGCAAGGAGCGCTGGGAGAGAGAGCGTGAGCTAAGCCACGAGTTGTATAATTCGGGCCACCTCTACGAAGCAGCGATGGCTCATTATCAGGCTACTGGCAAGAAAAACCTACTCAACATTGCCCTCAAGAATGCGGATTTAGTCTGCTCCGTATTCGGTCCCGGCAAGCGCAGCGTAGCCCCCGGCCACGAGATTGTGGAAATGGGCCTCGTGAAGCTCTACCGCGTGACTGGTAAACCCGAGTACTTGAGCACCGCCAAGTTTTTCCTGGAAGCGAGAGGGCAGTATAAAGGCTACGACCCTAAGAGCAAGGACGTATGGAAAAACGGCTCCTACTGGCAAGATGATAAGTCGGTGTACGACCAGCGCGAGGCCATTGGTCACGCCGTGCGCGCCGAATACCTCTACTCCGCCATGGCGGATGTAGCTGCCCTCACCGGCGACAAACGGATGCTAGCTTCGGTAGACAGCATCTGGAACAACATGGTAACTAAGAAGTTCTACGTAACGGGCGGCACCGGTGCCGTGCCCGGTGGCGAACGGTTTGGGGGAAACTACGAACTCCCCAACAATACTGCCTACAACGAGACGTGCGCCTCGGTGGCGGATATCTACTGGAACCAACGCATGTTCCAATTGCACGGCGACGCGAAGTACGCCGACATTATGGAGAAGGTGCTCTATAATGGGCTGCTTTCCGGCGTGGGGTTAGATGGCAAGTCCTTCTTCTACTCCAACGCCATGCAGATCAAAAACAGCTTCAGCTTTGCCCAGACCGAGCCGGCGCGCGCGGGCTGGTTTGAGTGCTCGTGCTGCCCGACTAACCTAGCCCGGTTGTTCCCTTCTTTGCCCGGCTACGTGTACGCCCAAAAAGGTAACGATGTGTACGTCAACCTGTTTGTGAGCGGTAGCACCGACTTGCTTGTCAATAAGAAGAAGGTACAGCTCACCCAGCAGAACAACTACCCCTGGGACGGAGGCCTGAAGTTCACGGTAAATCCCGCTGCTACTTCCGACTTCAACCTGCTGGTGCGCATCCCAGGCTGGGCGCGCAACGAGGCCATGCCGTCGGATTTGTACGCGTTTGCGGCACCTTCGCAGGAGAAAGTAAGCATCAAGATCAACGGCAAACCTGTGACTTACACGGTGCAGAAGGGCTATGCGGTGCTGGCAAAGAAGTGGCGTAAGAACGACGTGGTGGAAGTAACACTCCCCATGGAAGTGCGCCAAGTAGTGGCTAATGCGAAAGTAAAAGACGACCTAGATAAGGTAGCCTTGCAGCGCGGACCCGTTATCTATTGCGCTGAGTGGAAGGACAATGCCGGTAAAACCAGCAACCTCATCGTGCCCACTACTACCTCTTTCGCCGCTGCCTACAAGCCTGACGTGCTGAATGGCGTGATGGAGCTAACCGCTACTGTGCCCACCGTGAAAGTGGATGCCGCTGCCAACACCATCAGCACCGTGCAGCAAACCATGACGGCCATCCCCTATTATGCCTGGGCTAACCGCGGCAAGGGTGAAATGACGGTGTGGTTTCCCCAGCGCGTGACCGACGTTGACATCATCAGTCAGCCCATCACCGAAGCAGTAGTCAACAAATAA